The following are encoded together in the Drosophila biarmipes strain raj3 chromosome 3L, RU_DBia_V1.1, whole genome shotgun sequence genome:
- the LOC108030614 gene encoding 28S ribosomal protein S31, mitochondrial: MLALRSNQRWSLRSLLPAAYKNVGLVNYSSQSKNDDGYSSSDDEKPTKKKDKPAEKETAAQRLNRLLGTMQATDQLSASDFPRPGDANRKRREAQKQEAASKNVLTAAKNIASMLGTSESDKKQTESELLAKLLGHGSESSPAAKGENQKTDASAVPADGKELNLSDLIVGMKIDRRQQPQQEQTRGEYVRRSLASRSKLQGRDGGYQRPQRHIKREAESFTGSVNLYGGEPLGIFKDTQLPISTDILSTWSQLSEHELTLQASHPPANYFEQMVLWTDQNKVWRFPINNEQDWVDEVNVDFSEHIFLEQHLEDWCPSKGPIRHFMELVCVGLSKNPYVTAQEKKDHILWFRDYFQAKKDILKDLISKEPGKSISA, translated from the exons ATGTTGGCTCTACGCAGCAACCAAAGATGGAGCTTACG TTCCCTGCTGCCGGCTGCCTACAAAAACGTGGGGTTGGTCAACTACTCCTCGCAGTCCAAAAACGACGATGGGTACTCCTCCTCAGACGACGAGAAGCCCACGAAGAAGAAGGATAAGCCCGCGGAGAAGGAGACAGCTGCCCAGCGACTAAACCGCCTGCTAGGCACCATGCAGGCCACAGATCAGCTCTCGGCTTCCGACTTCCCGCGTCCTGGCGATGCCAATCGCAAGCGGAGGGAGGCCCAAAAGCAGGAGGCGGCCTCCAAAAATGTCCTGACCGCGGCCAAGAACATTGCCAGCATGCTGGGCACGAGCGAGAGCGACAAGAAGCAGACGGAGTCGGAACTACTGGCCAAACTCCTCGGTCATGGCAGCGAATCCTCTCCAGCGGCAAAAGGAGAAAATCAGAAAACTGATGCTTCAGCAGTTCCTGCTGACGGAAAGGAACTTAACCTGAG CGACCTGATTGTGGGCATGAAGATCGACCGTCGCCAGCAGCCACAACAGGAGCAGACTCGCGGGGAGTATGTGCGTCGCTCATTGGCCTCCCGGTCCAAGCTCCAGGGCAGAGATGGTGGCTACCAGCGGCCGCAGAGGCACATTAAACGCGAGGCAGAATCCTTTACGGGCAGTGTCAACTTGTATGGTGGCGAACCGCTGGGCATCTTCAAGGATACTCAGCTGCCCATTTCCACCGACATCCTTTCCACCTGGTCCCAGCTTAGCGAGCACGAGCTGACCCTCCAAGCCTCCCATCCGCCAGCGAATTATTTCGAGCAGATGGTGCTGTGGACGGATCAGAACAAGGTCTGGCGTTTTCCCATCAACAACGAGCAGGATTGGGTGGACGAGGTGAACGTGGACTTCTCGGAACACATTTTCCTCGAACAGCATCTGGAGGATTGGTGTCCCAGCAAGGGACCCATACGCCATTTCATGGAGCTCGTCTGCGTCGGCCTGTCTAAAAATCCGTATGTGACCGCCCAGGAGAAGAAGGATCACATTCTGTGGTTCCGCGACTATTTCCAGGCCAAGAAGGACATACTCAAGGACCTGATCAGCAAGGAGCCGGGCAAAAGTATTTCCGCCTAA
- the LOC108030615 gene encoding E3 ubiquitin-protein ligase mind-bomb, which yields MSCAATLSTAKDSTNANANASGAPTNSNTNTSAQSTAVGVVVSSSATGGGGGGGSLSGNTTASSSAAGGVAAGSANSAAALVRRFSMEGVGARVIRGPDWKWNKQDGGEGHVGTVRNFESAEEVVVVWDNGTAANYRCAGAYDLRILDSAPTGVKHEGTMCDTCRQQPIFGIRWKCAECINYDLCSICYHGDKHHLRHRFYRITTPGGERTMLEPRRKSKKVLARGIFPGARVVRGVDWQWEDQDGGVGRRGKVNEIQDWSSASPRSAAYVIWDNGSKNLYRVGFEGMADLKVVNDAKGSNVYRDHLPLLGENGPGKGPHGFQIGDKVTVDLDLEIVQSLQHGHGGWTDGMFECLSNAGMVVGIDEDHDIVVAYNSGNRWTFNPAVLTKVSSPTTAPPEFQVGDIVKICSDVESIKILQRGHGEWADAMQLTLGKIGRVQQVYHDNDLKVEVGNTSWTYNPLAVCKVASSTASDGGCAPVIPSGERLSAILKKLFEPNVSGDATEEFVKAAANGFAARCEEYLAGAGQPSTSSASPSSGPDVNVNGVFAGHTALQAASQNGHIEVIQVLLRHSVDVEIEDKDGDRAVHHAAFGDEAAVIEILAKAGADLNARNKRRQTSLHIAVNKGHLNVVKTLLTLGCHPSLQDSEGDTPLHDAISKEHDEMLSLLLDFGADITLNNNNGFNALHHAALKGNPSAMKILLTKTNRPWIVEEKKDDGYTALHLAALNNHVEIAELLVHMGKANMDRQNVNLQTALHLAVERQHVQIVKLLVQDGADLNIPDKDGDTPLHEALRHHTLSQLKQLQDVEGFGKLLMGLRNANNKKASASIACFLAANGADLTLKNRKQQTPLDLCPDPNLCKTLVKCYNERKTDDSELPGNVAGTSSNARARAASGSLNQSSSASMPLANLAANSTFPAASSSSIFALNGIANEMSQSLHEDPPKSTPSLDECLVCSDAKRDTVFKPCGHVSCCETCAPRVKKCLICRETVSSREKIDECLVCSDRRAAVFFRPCGHMVACEHCSALMKKCVLCRTQIDEILSFSLCCGGSGRPEKVTAAGGGVATVGLPLPDDRFMEAAAAAACVNASGGHNVVMNNTVVTPVAGSSNPLNSQNNLLAAAAASSNVSNLSAAGSVMVAPSNVNNFQMDDVQKLKQQLQDIKEQTMCPVCFDRIKNMVFLCGHGTCQMCGDQIEGCPICRKTVEKRILLF from the exons ATGTCCTGTGCGGCCACCCTCTCGACGGCCAAGGACTCGACGAACGCGAACGCAAATGCCAGTGGAGCACCAACaaacagcaacaccaacaccAGCGCACAGTCCACGGCTGTGGGTGTGGTAGTGAGCAGCAGTGCAACGGGCGGAGGGGGTGGGGGCGGCTCCCTTTCGGGCAACACCACCGCATCCTCCTCCGccgcagggggcgtggcagcgggGAGCGCCAACTCGGCGGCCGCCCTCGTCCGGAGATTCTCCATGGAGGGCGTGGGAGCAAGGGTGATCCGCGGACCGGACTGGAAGTGGAACAAACAG GATGGCGGCGAAGGACACGTGGGCACCGTTCGCAATTTCGAATCCGCcgaggaggtggtggtggtctGGGACAATGGCACCGCTGCCAACTATCGCTGCGCTGGAGCCTACGATCTCCGCATTCTGGACAGTGCTCCCACTGGCGTGAAGCACGAGGGCACCATGTGCGACACTTGCCGCCAGCAACCGATCTTCGGCATCCGTTGGAAATGCGCCGAGTGCATCAACTACGACTTGTGCTCCATCTGCTACCATGGTGATAAGCACCACCTGAGGCATCGATTCTACAGGATAACCACGCCAGGAGGCGAACGAACCATGCTGGAGCCGCGTCGAAAGTCTAAGAAAGTGCTGGCCAGAGGCATCTTCCCGGGAGCCCGTGTGGTTCGTGGCGTAGACTGGCAGTGGGAGGACCAAGACGGCGGAGTGGGCCGACGTGGCAAGGTCAACGAGATCCAGGACTGGTCCTCGGCCTCGCCAAGATCCGCCGCTTATGTTATCTGGGACAATGGCTCCAAGAATCTTTACCGCGTGGGCTTCGAGGGTATGGCCGATCTGAAGGTCGTAAACGATGCCAAGGGCAGTAATGTTTACAGGGATCACCTACCACTCCTTGGCGAAAACGGACCCGGAAAGGGACCTCATGGCTTCCAGATCGGCGACAAGGTTACCGTGGATCTGGACTTGGAAATCGTGCAATCTCTGCAACACGGACATGGCGGCTGGACCGATGGCATGTTCGAGTGCCTGAGCAACGCGGGAATGGTCGTGGGAATCGATGAAGATCACGATATTGTAGTGGCCTATAATTCCGGCAATCGCTGGACATTTAACCCGGCTGTTCTCACTAAAGTATCGTCCCCCACAACTGCTCCCCCGGAGTTCCAAGTAGGCGACATTGTGAAGATCTGTTCGGATGTGGAGAGCATTAAGATCCTGCAGCGCGGGCACGGCGAGTGGGCTGATGCCATGCAGCTGACGCTGGGCAAGATCGGTCGCGTGCAGCAGGTGTACCACGACAACGACCTCAAAGTGGAGGTGGGCAACACGTCGTGGACTTACAATCCGCTAGCCGTGTGCAAAGTGGCGTCTTCCACGGCCTCCGATGGGGGCTGTGCTCCGGTCATTCCCAGCGGGGAACGTCTCTCCGCCATTCTCAAGAAGCTGTTCGAACCGAACGTCTCCGGCGATGCCACTGAGGAGTTCGTCAAGGCAGCAGCCAATGGATTTGCG GCTCGTTGCGAGGAGTACTTGGCCGGCGCAGGTCAACCTTCGACTTCTAGTGCCTCGCCCAGTTCCGGTCCGGATGTGAATGTGAATGGAGTGTTTGCCGGACATACAGCCTTGCAGGCAGCTAGCCAGAATGGCCACATCGAGGTCATACAGGTATTACTGCGCCACTCCGTAGACGTGGAGATAGAGGACAAGGACGGAGATCGTGCTGTCCACCATGCCGCTTTCGGGGACGAGGCAGCAGTCATCGAGATCTTGGCAAAAGCTGGAGCGGACTTAAATGCGCGCAACAAGCGGAGACAAACGTCTCTTCATATTGCCGTCAACAAGGGCCATCTGAACGTAGTTAAGACGCTTCTTACGCTGGGCTGCCATCCCAGCTTGCAAGATTCCGAGGGCGATACACCTCTTCACGATGCCATTTCCAAAGAGCACGACGAGATGCTCTCCCTGCTGCTGGACTTCGGGGCAGACATCACGcttaacaataacaatggcTTCAATGCTTTGCACCATGCTGCTCTCAAGGGTAATCCAAGCGCCATGAAGATACTGCTGACCAAGACAAATCGTCCTTGGATCGTGGAGGAGAAAAAGGATGACGGCTACACTGCTCTGCACCTAGCTGCGCTGAACAACCACGTTGAGATCGCAGAGTTACTCGTGCACATGGGCAAGGCCAATATGGACAGGCAGAATGTGAATCTCCAGACGGCTCTGCATCTGGCAGTGGAGCGTCAGCATGTTCAGATTGTTAAGCTGCTGGTGCAGGATGGCGCTGACTTGAATATACCCGATAAGGACGGGGACACTCCGCTTCATGAAGCGCTCCGACATCATACACTTTCGCAGTTGAAGCAACTCCAGGATGTGGAGGGATTCGGCAAGCTCTTGATGGGCCTTAGGAATGCCAATAACAAGAAGGCCTCAGCCTCAATTGCCTGCTTTTTGGCAGCCAATGGAGCCGATTTGACTTTGAAGAATCGGAAGCAGCAGACTCCATTGGACTTGTGTCCAGATCCCAATCTCTGCAAGACCCTGGTCAAGTGCTATAACGAAAGGAAAACCGACGACTCCGAGTTGCCCGGAAATGTGGCTGGCACAAGTTCGAATGCCAGGGCAAGAGCCGCCAGTGGTAGCCTTAATCAATCCTCTTCAGCAAGTATGCCGCTGGCCAATCTGGCAGCCAACTCCACGTTCCCCGCCGCTTCCTCGTCCTCCATATTTGCGCTCAATGGCATCGCCAACGAGATGAGTCAGTCCCTGCACGAGGATCCCCCCAAATCTACACCCAGTCTGGATGAGTGTCTGGTTTGCTCGGATGCCAAACGGGATACGGTGTTTAAGCCCTGTGGTCATGTCAGTTGCTGCGAGACCTGCGCTCCGAGGGTGAAGAAGTGCCTCATCTGCCGGGAAACGGTCTCCTCTCGCGAGAAGATCGACGAGTGTCTGGTGTGCTCCGATCGGAGGGCAGCAGTTTTCTTCCGCCCCTGCGGCCACATGGTTGCCTGCGAACACTGCAGTGCTTTGATGAAGAAGTGCGTCCTGTGTCGCACACAGATTGATGAGATCTTGTCGTTTAGTCTCTGCTGCGGAGGAAGTGGACGACCTGAGAAGGTCACTGCGGCAGGCGGAGGAGTGGCAACCGTAGGTTTGCCACTGCCCGATGATCGGTTCAtggaggcagcagcagcggcagcctGTGTTAATGCCTCAGGCGGCCACAATGTAGTCATGAACAACACCGTGGTAACTCCGGTGGCGGGCAGCAGCAATCCGTTGAATAGCCAGAACAATCTACTGGCAGCTGCGGCAGCCTCTTCGAATGTCTCGAATCTGTCAGCCGCTGGAAGCGTCATGGTGGCTCCGTCGAATGTCAACAACTTTCAGATGGACGATGTGCAGAAGTTGAAGCAGCAGTTGCAGGACATCAAGGAGCAG ACCATGTGCCCCGTCTGCTTCGATCGCATCAAGAACATGGTATTTCTGTGTGGCCACGGCACCTGTCAGATGTGCGGCGACCAGATCGAGGGATGTCCCATCTGCCGCAAGACGGTGGAGAAACGCATCCTGCTCTTCTGA